From the genome of Hymenobacter cellulosilyticus, one region includes:
- a CDS encoding Ohr family peroxiredoxin, protein MFAAGYAACFEGALGVAARQAKVKLEGVTVEAFIGFGKAEDGGYGISADLHVNIPGVEQAQAEQLVEAAHGICPYSRATKGNIEVTLNTTTNA, encoded by the coding sequence CTGTTTGCCGCCGGCTACGCGGCCTGCTTTGAGGGTGCCCTGGGCGTAGCGGCCCGGCAGGCCAAGGTGAAGCTGGAAGGCGTAACAGTAGAAGCTTTCATTGGCTTTGGGAAGGCGGAAGACGGCGGCTACGGCATTTCGGCCGACCTGCACGTGAACATTCCCGGCGTCGAGCAGGCCCAGGCCGAGCAGCTGGTAGAAGCCGCCCACGGCATTTGCCCCTACTCGCGCGCTACCAAAGGCAATATCGAAGTGACCCTGAATACGACGACCAACGCGTAA
- a CDS encoding MarR family winged helix-turn-helix transcriptional regulator, with product MSNAPSAPSADALLQLDNQLCFPLYAVSRMLTKAYQPYLQALDLTYPQYLVFLLLWEHEELTVKELGERLLLDSGTLTPLLKRMEQKQWLSRRRDPRDERSVLIALLPAGRALREPACHIPEQLFQHLGMSQPEFETLRTQLHTLLTRLA from the coding sequence ATGAGCAACGCCCCTTCCGCCCCTTCCGCCGACGCCCTGCTGCAGCTTGATAATCAGCTGTGCTTCCCGCTCTACGCCGTGTCGCGGATGCTGACCAAGGCGTACCAGCCCTACCTGCAGGCCCTCGACCTGACGTATCCGCAGTACCTAGTGTTCTTGCTGCTGTGGGAGCACGAGGAATTGACCGTGAAGGAGTTGGGCGAGCGGCTTTTGCTTGACTCGGGCACGCTTACTCCCCTGCTCAAGCGCATGGAGCAGAAGCAGTGGCTGAGCCGCCGCCGCGACCCGCGCGACGAACGGTCGGTGCTTATTGCCCTGCTTCCGGCCGGGCGGGCCCTGCGCGAGCCGGCCTGCCACATTCCCGAACAGCTGTTTCAGCACCTGGGTATGTCGCAGCCGGAATTCGAAACCCTGCGCACCCAATTACACACGCTTTTAACCCGGCTGGCCTAA
- a CDS encoding rhodanese-like domain-containing protein has product MNDITPEELKQRQAAGETPIILDVRETWENEEGRIEGSQNIPLGSLPEKIADLEELKDQEIIVHCKGGGRSASAKALLTQHGFSHVRNLLGGYSAYKAQ; this is encoded by the coding sequence ATGAACGACATCACCCCCGAAGAGCTGAAGCAGCGGCAGGCCGCCGGCGAAACCCCCATTATCCTGGACGTGCGCGAAACCTGGGAAAATGAGGAAGGCCGCATCGAAGGCAGCCAGAATATCCCGCTGGGCTCCCTGCCCGAAAAAATTGCCGACCTGGAAGAGCTTAAAGACCAAGAAATCATCGTGCATTGCAAAGGCGGCGGCCGCTCGGCCTCGGCCAAAGCCCTGCTCACCCAGCACGGTTTCAGCCACGTGCGCAACCTGCTCGGTGGCTACAGCGCCTACAAGGCCCAGTAG
- a CDS encoding T9SS type A sorting domain-containing protein, whose amino-acid sequence MLRHSIYLLTGEAATALTVRNDTISRVTELRNYYAYDDGTPEATLSIERFSTTGLRYRAYRFDLNKPDQVRSLRLYPILPAAAGRVITINVWDDQNGKPTAQPKATQSFTIPAALPAGQRFVEINFPAPVPVSGTFYVGYGHGQFGNAVVPFGLDLNNAPPDGYFLKNTFGVWENASFDFSSVGGAPAGAIMMRPVMTNNATVTATADAQTAAAFSLYPNPSTGLVRVEGNYQRAAVLDAMGRTVWTQPAAQLGQETLNLEQLAGGIYVVQLTLPNGLLVNKRLVLAR is encoded by the coding sequence GTGCTGCGCCACTCCATTTATCTGCTTACCGGCGAGGCAGCCACGGCACTAACTGTTCGCAACGACACCATTTCGCGGGTAACCGAGCTGCGCAACTACTACGCCTACGACGATGGCACCCCGGAGGCTACGCTTAGCATCGAGCGGTTTTCGACCACCGGTCTGCGCTACCGGGCCTACCGCTTCGACCTGAACAAGCCCGACCAGGTCCGCAGCCTGCGCCTATACCCGATTCTGCCCGCGGCGGCCGGCCGGGTGATTACCATCAACGTGTGGGACGACCAGAACGGCAAGCCCACGGCCCAGCCCAAGGCCACCCAGAGCTTCACGATTCCGGCCGCGCTGCCTGCCGGGCAGAGGTTTGTTGAAATCAACTTCCCGGCCCCGGTACCGGTTTCGGGCACGTTCTACGTGGGCTATGGGCACGGACAGTTCGGCAATGCTGTGGTACCCTTCGGCCTGGACCTGAACAACGCTCCTCCGGACGGCTACTTCCTCAAAAACACGTTTGGCGTGTGGGAAAACGCTTCATTTGACTTTTCCAGCGTGGGCGGCGCCCCGGCCGGAGCCATCATGATGCGCCCGGTGATGACCAATAATGCCACCGTAACGGCTACGGCCGATGCTCAGACGGCCGCCGCCTTTTCACTCTACCCTAACCCCAGCACCGGCCTGGTACGAGTGGAGGGCAATTACCAGCGCGCCGCCGTGCTCGATGCCATGGGCCGCACCGTCTGGACCCAGCCCGCGGCCCAGCTCGGTCAGGAAACTCTGAATCTGGAGCAGCTGGCGGGCGGGATATACGTAGTACAGCTTACCTTACCCAACGGACTTTTGGTGAACAAACGCTTGGTACTGGCCCGCTAG
- a CDS encoding PASTA domain-containing protein: MSFLKSDTPIDVVKHLLVIGAAGALLLFGFFFVYLPITTNHGETIVVPKITGMKQEALEDYLDERNLRYFVDDSSYNPNIQPFTVLTQDPAPGERVKEDRKIYISVSMKNPPVIKMPKLVDGSQKNAQMILSSYGLMVGKIIKVPDLAQNAVLKQMVNGKEIAPGAPIAKGTSVDLVVGDGQGNQEFPVPNVVNMPQDEAATLLVGQGLQVGEIFYQPAEEGQLEGTVVKQRPVPSPGATIRMGQLVDLWIAGDAPIKSVQ; this comes from the coding sequence ATGTCATTTCTAAAATCAGATACGCCCATCGACGTCGTCAAGCACCTGCTGGTGATTGGGGCCGCCGGGGCGTTGCTGCTGTTCGGCTTCTTTTTCGTCTACCTGCCTATTACTACCAACCACGGCGAAACCATCGTGGTGCCCAAGATTACGGGCATGAAGCAGGAAGCCCTGGAAGACTACCTCGACGAGCGAAACCTGCGCTACTTCGTGGACGACAGCAGCTACAACCCTAATATTCAGCCCTTTACGGTACTAACCCAGGATCCCGCGCCGGGTGAGCGGGTGAAAGAAGACCGCAAAATCTACATCTCGGTGAGCATGAAAAACCCACCGGTGATAAAGATGCCTAAGCTGGTAGACGGCTCCCAGAAAAATGCCCAGATGATTCTGAGCAGCTACGGTCTGATGGTGGGCAAAATCATCAAGGTGCCCGATCTGGCCCAGAATGCCGTGCTCAAGCAGATGGTGAACGGAAAGGAAATTGCCCCCGGCGCCCCCATTGCCAAAGGCACCAGCGTGGACTTGGTGGTGGGCGACGGGCAGGGCAACCAGGAATTCCCGGTGCCTAACGTGGTAAACATGCCCCAGGATGAAGCTGCTACGCTGCTTGTGGGCCAGGGCCTGCAGGTGGGCGAAATCTTCTATCAGCCCGCCGAGGAAGGCCAGCTCGAAGGCACCGTGGTGAAACAGCGCCCCGTACCCTCGCCCGGTGCTACCATCCGCATGGGCCAGCTTGTGGACCTCTGGATTGCCGGCGACGCCCCTATCAAATCGGTTCAGTAA
- a CDS encoding D-alanine--D-alanine ligase family protein, giving the protein MKIGIFFGGPSREREISFAGGRTVYDNLDKALFQAVPIFVDSRGNFILLDWHYIYKGTIRDFYPPVSALPESQHKLQVYLESLGELSSEEQDTIISEVGRRVLPNELRELMDFAFLALHGPGGEDGAIQGLLEWYGIPYSGSGVLPSAFGIDKIAQKKLLKALNRPTPDYRVLTAEEWDTAASQPAILDYLVRELGLPLVFKAPRQGSSIGISILREANAEQFARAVERSLFRKTVTREEWNRLGEQDKIAWVQHLVDIRDGIGLPVVLDAETEVIYHPETLLNTLNERLQTAEAVRLTNVDGEAQVLVESFVAGREFSCIVVEDPYGNPLALPPTEIVKGEEMFDYRSKYLPGLSRKITPIDLPEAEIQRIREACEEMFRTFGFQVYARIDGFLGKDNQLFLNDPNTTSGMLPASFFFHQAAEIGLNPSQFLTYLIRTSLAARRRAGMKPVHLGGLLTQLDEAVASRQHEEKQRTKVAVIMGGYSSERHISVESGRNIYEKLSSSVKYEPVPVFLTGNSQEFRLYVLPINVMLKDNADDIREKIEYAEAGHSLHPVLERIREEASAITSTYAGQATAQPRRLSFEELAHEVDEVFIALHGRPGEDGALQKQLEQFGLPYNGSGVESSSITINKFETNRRLREAGLRVAEHRMAARLEWEADAESFYRSLETQFAYPFIAKPADDGCSSAVKKIKNRAELEAFCQLIFRDQEDLMPAPATVLNLGFKEEFPQKDAFLVETLISRDGAKHFLEVTGGLLTHWKADGTLEIEVFEASEALANGEVLSLEEKFLAGEGQNITPARYAPDVQERQRISEEVKAELKRVAEVLNIQGYARIDAFVRVRETGAVEVIIIEVNSLPGMTPATCIFHQTALNGYTPYDFIDRILEFGKERNAKLTTAG; this is encoded by the coding sequence ATGAAAATAGGCATCTTCTTCGGCGGCCCGTCGCGTGAGCGGGAAATTTCCTTTGCGGGCGGCCGCACGGTATACGATAACCTGGACAAGGCCTTGTTCCAGGCCGTTCCCATCTTTGTGGACAGCCGCGGCAACTTCATCTTGCTCGACTGGCACTACATCTACAAGGGCACCATCCGCGACTTTTACCCGCCCGTGTCGGCCCTGCCCGAGTCCCAGCACAAGCTGCAGGTGTACCTGGAAAGCCTGGGTGAGCTGAGCTCGGAGGAGCAGGATACGATTATCAGCGAAGTAGGCCGGCGCGTGCTGCCCAATGAGCTGCGTGAGCTCATGGACTTTGCCTTCCTGGCTCTACACGGTCCCGGCGGTGAGGATGGCGCCATTCAGGGCCTGCTCGAATGGTACGGCATCCCCTACTCCGGCTCCGGCGTGCTGCCTTCGGCGTTCGGGATTGATAAGATTGCCCAGAAAAAGCTGCTCAAGGCTCTGAACCGCCCCACGCCCGACTACCGCGTGCTAACTGCCGAGGAGTGGGACACGGCTGCCAGCCAGCCAGCTATTCTGGACTACCTGGTGCGCGAGCTGGGCTTGCCGCTGGTGTTCAAAGCGCCCCGCCAGGGCTCCAGCATCGGTATTTCCATTCTTCGCGAGGCCAATGCCGAGCAATTTGCCCGCGCCGTGGAGCGCAGCCTGTTCCGCAAAACCGTAACCCGCGAGGAGTGGAACCGCCTGGGCGAGCAAGACAAGATTGCCTGGGTTCAGCACTTGGTCGACATCCGCGACGGTATCGGCCTGCCGGTAGTTTTGGATGCCGAAACCGAGGTTATCTACCACCCCGAAACCCTGCTGAATACGCTCAATGAGCGGCTGCAAACGGCCGAAGCAGTGCGGCTGACTAACGTGGACGGCGAGGCCCAGGTGCTGGTCGAGTCCTTCGTGGCGGGCCGGGAGTTTTCGTGCATCGTAGTGGAAGACCCCTACGGCAACCCGCTGGCCTTGCCGCCGACGGAAATTGTGAAGGGCGAGGAAATGTTCGACTACCGCTCGAAGTACCTGCCCGGCCTCTCCCGCAAAATCACCCCGATTGACTTGCCCGAAGCGGAGATTCAACGCATCCGGGAGGCCTGCGAGGAAATGTTCCGCACCTTTGGCTTCCAGGTCTACGCCCGCATCGACGGGTTCTTGGGCAAAGACAACCAGCTGTTCCTGAACGACCCGAATACCACATCGGGCATGCTGCCGGCCTCGTTCTTCTTCCACCAGGCTGCCGAAATCGGCCTGAACCCTTCCCAGTTCCTCACCTACCTGATCCGCACCTCGCTAGCGGCCCGCCGCCGGGCCGGCATGAAGCCGGTGCACCTCGGGGGCCTGCTCACGCAATTGGACGAGGCCGTGGCGTCGCGCCAGCACGAGGAAAAGCAGCGCACCAAGGTGGCCGTGATTATGGGTGGTTACTCCTCGGAGCGCCACATTTCGGTGGAAAGTGGCCGCAACATCTACGAGAAGCTCAGCTCCTCGGTCAAGTACGAGCCCGTGCCCGTGTTTTTGACCGGCAACAGCCAGGAATTCCGCCTCTACGTGCTGCCCATCAACGTGATGCTCAAGGACAACGCCGACGACATACGGGAGAAAATCGAGTACGCCGAGGCCGGCCACTCGCTGCACCCCGTGCTCGAGCGGATTCGCGAGGAGGCCAGCGCCATTACCAGTACCTACGCCGGGCAGGCTACGGCTCAGCCCCGCCGCCTTTCCTTCGAGGAGCTGGCCCACGAGGTGGATGAGGTCTTTATTGCTCTGCACGGCCGCCCCGGCGAGGATGGGGCCCTGCAGAAGCAACTGGAGCAATTCGGCTTGCCCTACAACGGCTCGGGCGTGGAAAGCAGCAGCATTACCATCAACAAGTTTGAGACGAACCGCCGCCTGCGCGAGGCTGGTTTGCGCGTAGCCGAGCACCGCATGGCTGCCCGCCTGGAGTGGGAAGCCGACGCCGAAAGCTTCTACCGCAGCCTGGAAACCCAGTTTGCTTACCCCTTCATTGCCAAGCCCGCCGACGACGGCTGTTCCTCGGCCGTGAAGAAAATCAAGAACCGCGCGGAGCTCGAAGCCTTCTGCCAGCTCATCTTCCGCGACCAGGAAGACCTCATGCCCGCTCCCGCCACCGTGCTGAACTTGGGCTTCAAGGAAGAATTCCCGCAGAAGGACGCCTTCCTGGTCGAAACCCTGATTTCGCGCGACGGCGCCAAGCACTTCCTGGAAGTAACCGGCGGCCTGCTTACCCACTGGAAAGCTGATGGCACGCTGGAAATTGAGGTATTCGAAGCCTCCGAAGCCCTGGCCAACGGCGAAGTGCTGAGCCTGGAGGAGAAATTCCTGGCCGGCGAAGGTCAGAATATTACCCCGGCCCGCTACGCCCCGGACGTGCAGGAACGGCAGCGCATTTCGGAGGAAGTGAAAGCCGAGCTCAAGCGCGTGGCCGAGGTGCTCAACATCCAGGGCTACGCCCGCATCGACGCCTTCGTGCGGGTGCGCGAAACCGGTGCCGTGGAAGTCATCATCATCGAGGTCAACTCCCTACCCGGCATGACGCCCGCCACCTGCATCTTCCACCAGACGGCCCTCAACGGCTACACGCCCTACGACTTCATCGACCGGATTCTGGAATTTGGCAAGGAGCGCAACGCCAAGCTGACCACCGCCGGCTAG